Proteins encoded in a region of the Vicia villosa cultivar HV-30 ecotype Madison, WI linkage group LG5, Vvil1.0, whole genome shotgun sequence genome:
- the LOC131601113 gene encoding phosphatidyl-N-methylethanolamine N-methyltransferase-like gives MAYIGHFLKLLQFISLISVSSFHWPPFYFWPLFAFGQFLNFRVYQLLGEAGTYYGIRFGKTIPWVTEFPFGVISDPQYIGSIMSIVACLTWVPYQYILLWVLGYVFMIHVESKEDPSTRAKPLN, from the exons ATGGCTTACATTGGTCATTTCTTGAAGCTCCTTCAATTCATTTCACTAATCTCTGTCTCTTCTTTTCATTGGCCTCCTTTTTACTTCTGGCCTCTTTTTGCATTTGGACAGTTCCTTAACTTCAG GGTTTATCAGCTGCTTGGTGAAGCCGGGACATACTATGGCATACGCTTTGGAAAAACGATTCCGTGGGTGACCGAATTCCCTTTTGGAGTCATCAGTGATCCTCAATATATTGGCAGCATCATGAGTATTGTTGCATGTCTTACATGGGTTCCTTATCAGTACATTCTCCTGTGGGTTTTAGGATACGTGTTTATGATCCACGTTGAATCGAAGGAAGATCCATCGACTCGTGCCAAGCCACTGAATTGA